A genomic segment from Montipora foliosa isolate CH-2021 chromosome 9, ASM3666993v2, whole genome shotgun sequence encodes:
- the LOC137971546 gene encoding collagen triple helix repeat-containing protein 1-like — protein sequence MIEPARQWMIQSKCPNGPPGLPGRNGVNGHNGLPGRDGRDGAKGEKGVAGPSGQPGLKGEAGTSGKDADHRNWKQCVWRSADGRDIGLIKDCLFTKAKDDTALRVVYQGNLYMYCNSCCKRWFITFNGAECSGPMPVDVVQFIRKGVGHDENRPLSIEGYCENIHKGKIRVGINIGNCNGFGNSDGYTGWNSVSRLMIEEVPRSK from the exons ATGATTGAACCTGCGAGACAATGGATG ATTCAGTCTAAGTGCCCTAATGGCCCGCCGGGTCTTCCAGGACGAAATGGAGTGAACGGGCACAATGGGTTACCAGGCCGCGACGGACGCGATGGCGCCAAAGGAGAAAAGGGAGTGGCAGGACCTTCGGGGCAACCTGGTCTGAAGGGAGAAGCGGGAACGAGTGGAAAAGATGCTGATCATAGAAACTGGAAGCAGTGCGTTTGGAGAAGTGCCGACGGTCGCGATATCGGCCTAATAAAG GATTGTCTGTTTACAAAAGCCAAAGATGACACCGCTCTCCGTGTTGTTTACCAAGGCaatttgtacatgtactgtaactCCTGTTGTAAGCGATGGTTCATTACCTTTAACGGTGCAGAATGCAGTGGCCCAATGCCTGTTGATGTGGTGCAGTTTATAAGAAAAGGAGTCGGCCATGATGAAAACAGACCTTTATCAATAGAGGGTTACTGCGAGAATATCCACAAAGGCAAAATCCGTGTTGGGATCAACATCGGGAATTGCAATGGTTTTGGTAACTCTGATGGCTATACTGGATGGAATTCAGTGTCTCGTTTGATGATCGAAGAAGTTCCTCGGTCCAAGTAA
- the LOC137971112 gene encoding collagen triple helix repeat-containing protein 1-like — translation MMRSTAVVLFLLLLPADGQNSPSTSKVQSKCPNGPPGLPGQNGVNGHNGLPGRDGRDGAKGEKGVAGHSGQPGLKGEAGTSGKDADHRNWKQCVWRSQDGRDIGLIKDCLFTKAKDDTALRVVYQGNLNMLCNTCCKRWFITFNGAECSGPMPVDAVQWIRKGVGHDELRPLSIEGYCENIHKGKIRVGINIGNCNGYGNSDGSTGWNSVSRLMIEEVPRSQ, via the exons ATGATGCGATCAACCGCCGTGGTTCTGTTTCTATTGTTGCTGCCAGCAGATGGTCAAAACTCGCCATCTACTTCAAAG GTTCAATCTAAGTGCCCCAATGGCCCGCCGGGTCTTCCAGGACAAAATGGGGTGAATGGGCACAATGGGTTACCAGGCCGCGACGGACGCGATGGCGCCAAAGGAGAAAAGGGAGTGGCAGGACATTCGGGGCAACCTGGTCTGAAGGGAGAAGCGGGAACGAGTGGAAAAGATGCTGATCATAGAAACTGGAAGCAGTGCGTGTGGAGAAGTCAAGACGGTCGCGATATCGGCCTAATAAAG gattgTCTGTTTACAAAAGCCAAAGATGACACCGCTCTCCGTGTTGTTTACCAAGGCAATTTGAACATGCTCTGTAACACCTGTTGTAAGCGATGGTTCATTACCTTCAACGGTGCAGAATGCAGTGGCCCAATGCCTGTTGATGCGGTGCAGTGGATAAGAAAAGGAGTAGGCCATGATGAACTCAGACCTTTATCAATAGAGGGTTACTGCGAGAATATCCACAAAGGCAAAATCCGTGTTGGGATCAACATCGGAAATTGCAATGGTTATGGTAACTCTGATGGCAGCACTGGATGGAATTCAGTGTCTCGTTTGATGATCGAAGAAGTTCCTCGGTCCCAGTAA